One Castanea sativa cultivar Marrone di Chiusa Pesio chromosome 4, ASM4071231v1 DNA window includes the following coding sequences:
- the LOC142630927 gene encoding pentatricopeptide repeat-containing protein At5g66520-like, whose protein sequence is MLVEETLPANPSPTTCSRAIQQHLFSLLQSCNSLKKLSQIHSQILINGFTQKNFILVKLLSFYVTSGNLTHAIRVFENIGNPSVTVWNQMIRGYAHSENPRKSVELYCRMVEAEAEPDGFTFSFLLSACARFGLLREGEQVHGRVLANGYCSNVFVQTNLVNLYAMGGGSNGFGYARQVFDEMGERSVVSWNSLLAGYIRCGDVYGAMRIFDEMPERNVVSWTTMIAWCAQNGRCKQALNWFGEMRRACVELDQVALVAALSACAELGDLSLGRWIHRHIDERMNVGNQPLLVSLNNALIHMYASCGVIDEAYRVFKKMQWRSTVSWTSIIMGFAKQGRGEEALTVFRSMLCSGVTQVRPDEITFIGVLCACSHAGFIDEGRHLFESMKQTWGISPKIEHYGCMVDLLSRAGFLDEAHRLVETMPIKPNDVVWGALLGACRTYKNAELAFHVAKKLAVELDPDQAAGYLVLLSHVYALAKRWQDVSTVRQKMVETGVRKPPGRSWVQINGVVHDFVAGDSAHKHAPLIYEMLGVINRQAQQDGYKLEWM, encoded by the coding sequence ATGTTAGTTGAAGAAACACTTCCCGCCAATCCAAGTCCAACAACATGCTCCAGAGCCATTCAACAGCACCTATTCTCTCTACTACAGAGCTGCAATTCCCTCAAAAAGCTCTCTCAAATCCATTCCCAAATACTCATCAACGGCTTCACCCAGAAGAATTTCATTCTTGTGAAGCTATTGTCATTCTATGTAACTTCGGGCAATCTCACACATGCCATCAGAGTTTTCGAAAATATCGGAAACCCAAGTGTCACCGTTTGGAACCAGATGATTAGAGGGTATGCTCACAGTGAAAATCCCAGAAAATCAGTTGAATTGTATTGTAGGATGGTGGAGGCAGAGGCTGAGCCTGATGGGTTTACGTTTTCGTTTCTTTTAAGCGCTTGCGCGAGATTCGGGTTGTTGAGAGAAGGGGAACAGGTACATGGAAGGGTTTTGGCAAATGGGTATTGCTCGAATGTGTTTGTTCAGACGAATTTGGTTAATTTGTATGCGATGGGGGGAGGGAGCAATGGTTTCGGGTATGCACGGCAAGTGTTCGATGAAATGGGTGAGAGAAGTGTTGTGAGTTGGAATTCGTTGCTTGCAGGGTATATCAGGTGTGGGGATGTTTATGGGGCAATGAGAATTTTTGATGAGATGCCGGAGAGGAATGTTGTGTCATGGACGACCATGATTGCATGGTGTGCTCAGAATGGGAGGTGTAAGCAAGCTTTGAATTGGTTTGGTGAGATGAGGAGGGCCTGTGTGGAACTGGATCAGGTTGCGCTGGTTGCAGCGTTATCAGCCTGCGCTGAATTAGGAGATTTAAGTTTGGGAAGGTGGATTCACAGACATATTGACGAGAGGATGAATGTTGGGAACCAGCCATTGTTGGTGTCTTTGAACAATGCACTCATACACATGTATGCAAGCTGTGGTGTAATTGATGAAGCTTATAGAGTATTCAAGAAGATGCAATGGAGAAGCACTGTTTCTTGGACAAGCATCATCATGGGTTTTGCAAAGCAGGGACGTGGGGAAGAAGCTCTTACTGTCTTTCGGTCCATGCTATGCTCGGGAGTGACTCAAGTACGACCTGATGAAATAACCTTCATTGGTGTTCTGTGTGCCTGTAGCCATGCTGGATTTATTGATGAGGGTCGCCATCTCTTTGAGAGCATGAAGCAAACTTGGGGAATTAGCCCAAAGATTGAGCATTATGGGTGCATGGTTGATCTCTTGAGCCGTGCAGGTTTCCTAGATGAAGCACATAGGCTCGTTGAGACTATGCCCATTAAGCCAAATGATGTTGTTTGGGGTGCTCTCCTTGGTGCTTGCAGAACTTACAAGAATGCTGAACTTGCCTTCCACGTTGCAAAAAAATTGGCAGTTGAGCTTGACCCTGATCAAGCTGCAGGGTATCTGGTGCTCTTGTCACATGTGTATGCACTAGCTAAAAGGTGGCAAGATGTTAGTACTGTGAGACAGAAGATGGTTGAGACGGGTGTAAGAAAGCCTCCAGGCCGAAGTTGGGTCCAAATTAACGGAGTTGTTCATGATTTTGTGGCAGGTGACAGTGCTCATAAGCATGCACCTTTAATATATGAGATGCTTGGTGTGATCAACAGACAAGCCCAGCAGGATGGCTACAAACTGGAGTGGATGTAA
- the LOC142632036 gene encoding NEP1-interacting protein-like 2 isoform X2, with protein sequence MEDVGFEFDGASRASHFVARWLLCTISGALTGLFALAGAFTGAIAGALAGKASDSGILRGAGLGAIAGAVLSVEVLEASRAYWCLERYGSRSSSSMADFIEELFLGRFMEEQFTPAMLTAYHWQVSFANIGYDEIHDTYGGVAPRGLSEDSLKRLPCHMVVEETKAAQSICCTICLQDIEVGETARTLPQCHHVFHLKCVDRWLIKHGSCPVCRQEV encoded by the exons ATGGAGGATGTGGGGTTTGAATTTGATGGTGCTAGCAGGGCTTCTCATTTTGTAGCCCGTTGGCTCCTGTGCACCATTTCCGGAGCTCTTACCGGCCTTTTCGCTCTTG CTGGAGCTTTTACAGGAGCTATTGCTGGTGCTCTAGCAGGTAAGGCTTCTGATAGTGGCATCCTCCGTGGAGCTGGACTTGGTGCCATTGCTGGGGCTGTGCTCTCTGTAGAGGTTCTGGAGGCGTCCCGTGCTTACTGGTGTCTAGAACGATATGGGTCAAGGAGCTCATCTTCAATG GCAGATTTCATAGAGGAGCTTTTTCTTGGGAGATTTATGGAGGAACAATTTACACCAGCAATGTTAACTGCTTACCATTGGCAG GTTAGCTTTGCTAATATAGGTTATGATGAGATTCATGATACTTATGGTGGGGTTGCACCCAGAGGGTTGTCAGAGGATTCATTGAAGAGATTACCATGCCATATGGTCGTGGAGGAAACCAAGGCAGCACAAAGTATATGTTGTACGATATGTTTGCAG GATATTGAAGTAGGAGAAACTGCAAGAACCTTGCCCCAGTGTCACCACGTTTTTCATTTGAAATGTGTGGACAGATGGCTCATCAAACATGGTTCATGTCCTGTATGCAGACAGGAAGTATAA
- the LOC142632036 gene encoding uncharacterized protein LOC142632036 isoform X1: MSMQFLRRAVSRTFCSSLSSSSSSSSSLSLSSSSLQISLSPCNLTNTILSCRTPEEALGCFNAVSKQINPAKNPQPYTAIVHVLTGAKLYTKARCLIKDLIQKLQKSRKPYWICHFVFTELNGLESSKYTPNVFRVLIVAFFEMGLVEEALWVYKKIGVLPAVPTCNALLDGLIKAGRFESMWEIYGDMVSRGLASNVVTYGILINGCCGQGDIPKARKLFDEMVKKGIQPTVVAYTTLIRGLCSVSKMAEAESVFKLMRESGVLPNLYTYNILMDGYCKMANVKRALNLYQDMLGNSLWPNIVTFGILIDALCKLGELTTAKNYFVFMAKFGVIPNVYVYNCLIDGHCKVGNLSEAMNMQSEMGKLEISPDVFTYSILIKGLCSLGRVEEADDLFHSMTKKGVLANSVTFNSLIDGYCKERNMEKALEVCSQMTEMGIEPNVITFSTLIDGYCKRGDMEAAMGLYSEMVIKSIVPDVVAYTALIDGHSKIGNMKEALRLHKEMQEAGLSPNVFTISCLIDGLYKDGRVSDAIKLFLEISGVGSTRDEINRTDRSFCSPNYVTYTTIIQGLCSDGKIFKATKIFSDMGCYGLRPDAFTYIIMLQGHFQAKHVLDVMMLHADMLKMGIIPNAVIYQVLAKGYRANDYLKSAQRCSEDLLDFGVLN, translated from the coding sequence ATGTCGATGCAATTTCTACGAAGAGCCGTTTCAAGAACATTCTGTTCATCactgtcttcttcttcttcttcttcttcttcgttgtcTTTGTCGTCATCCTCTTTGCAAATATCTTTGTCTCCTTGTAATCTCACAAACACTATTCTTAGTTGCAGAACCCCTGAGGAAGCACTTGGGTGCTTCAATGCCGTCTCGAAACAAATAAACCCAGCCAAGAATCCTCAACCTTATACTGCTATCGTTCACGTCCTAACTGGGGCCAAATTGTACACCAAGGCAAGGTGCTTGATAAAAGACCTCATCCAGAAGCTTCAAAAGTCTCGCAAGCCTTACTGGATCtgtcattttgtttttactGAACTTAATGGGTTAGAAAGCTCTAAATACACTCCCAATGTGTTTAGAGTGTTAATTGTTGCGTTTTTTGAAATGGGTCTTGTGGAGGAAGCCCTATGGGTGTATAAGAAGATTGGAGTTTTGCCTGCAGTGCCAACATGTAATGCGCTCTTGGATGGGTTGATTAAAGCTGGAAGATTTGAGTCTATGTGGGAAATTTATGGGGACATGGTGTCTCGTGGGTTGGCTTCTAATGTAGTCACGTATGGTATATTGATTAATGGGTGTTGTGGTCAAGGTGATATCCCAAAGGCACGCAAGTTATTTGATGAAATGGTTAAGAAGGGTATCCAACCCACGGTTGTGGCATACACAACTCTTATACGTGGCCTTTGCAGTGTGAGTAAAATGGCTGAAGCAGAAAGTGTCTTTAAGTTGATGCGGGAATCTGGCGTGCTCCCTAATTTGTACACCTACAACATTCTCATGGATGGTTATTGCAAAATGGCCAATGTTAAAAGAGCTCTCAACTTGTATCAGGACATGCTTGGCAATAGCTTGTGGCCAAATATTGTTACATTTGGTATCTTAATAGATGCACTTTGTAAATTGGGTGAACTGACGACTGCCAAGAATTATTTTGTATTCATGGCTAAGTTTGGTGTTATTCCTAATGTTTATGTGTATAATTGTTTGATTGATGGCCATTGTAAGGTGGGGAACTTGTCTGAAGCAATGAATATGCAATCAGAAATGGGAAAGCTTGAAATTTCACCAGATGTCTTCACTTACAGTATACTTATTAAGGGTCTCTGTAGTTTGGGTAGAGTGGAAGAAGCAGATGATCTTTTTCACAGTATGACAAAAAAGGGAGTCCTTGCTAATTCTGTGACATTCAACTCACTAATTGATGGGTAttgtaaagaaagaaatatgGAGAAGGCTTTGGAAGTGTGTTCTCAAATGACTGAAATGGGCATAGAACCCAATGTCATCACTTTCTCTACACTAATTGATGGTTATTGCAAGAGGGGAGACATGGAGGCTGCCATGGGATTGTACTCGGAAATGGTAATTAAAAGTATTGTGCCAGATGTTGTTGCTTACACAGCTTTGATCGATGGACATAGTAAAATTGGTAACATGAAGGAGGCTCTTCGGTTGCACAAAGAGATGCAAGAGGCAGGTCTATCCCCCAATGTATTCACAATTAGTTGTTTGATTGATGGACTCTATAAAGATGGAAGGGTTTCTGATGCGATTAAGCTTTTCTTGGAGATATCTGGAGTTGGTTCCACTAGAGATGAAATCAATAGAACAGATAGAAGCTTTTGTTCCCCAAATTATGTGACATATACAACTATAATTCAAGGTTTGTGTAGTGATGGAAAAATTTTCAAGGCTACTAAGATTTTCTCAGATATGGGATGCTATGGTTTGAGACCAGATGCCTTCACTTACATCATCATGTTACAGGGGCATTTCCAAGCCAAACATGTGCTTGATGTGATGATGTTGCATGCAGATATGCTTAAGATGGGTATCATTCCAAATGCAGTCATATACCAAGTTTTGGCAAAGGGTTATCGAGCGAATGACTACCTAAAATCAGCTCAAAGGTGTTCTGAGGATTTACTTGACTTTGGTGTTTTGAATTAG
- the LOC142632037 gene encoding putative pentatricopeptide repeat-containing protein At1g74400, whose translation MTHIMRYMKRFPLVQTRVTKLFAIICHPKVQLHTYLKPPKANQALKKYLSSNCITEALLLFRELMRKSPSTIDSFSFLFVLKACTQKHSATGGKQLHTLIIKFGFEPIIYLQTSLINMYSAGGNLFDAHCVFDEITCKNIVCWTALISAYVDNKNPQKALKLVWQMQMDNLEPDNVTLTVALSACADIGALEMGEWIHAYIRRKEGLHIDLSLNNSLINMYAKCGDIVASRRLFDSMKKKDVTTWTSMIVGHALHGQAEEALKLFSKMRGINKNSRKHKRHGDCGSSLIVPNDVTFIGVLMACSHAGIVEEGKQHFKSMSEDYGLKPRESHFGCMVDLFCRAGLLNEAYKFILEMPFKPNAVVWRTLLGACTLKGNVEVATEVRGRLLELDPGYAGDYVAMSNIYASKGMWDQKIVVRHHIKQQRSPGCSLIEVGTEINEFVAADEDHPLRSEIYTVLKHLLINMKSFGWSFYRSYCWCSSR comes from the exons ATGACACATATCATGAGATATATGAAAAGGTTCCCATTGGTCCAAACAAGGGTGACCAAATTATTTGCAATAATTTGTCATCCTAAAGTTCAACTTCATACCTATCTCAAGCCACCAAAAGCAAACCAAGCCCTTAAAAAGTACCTTAGCTCCAATTGCATCACCGAGGCCCTGTTGCTCTTTAGAGAGCTAATGAGAAAAAGCCCTTCTACAATTGATAGCTTTTCATTCTTATTTGTCCTCAAAGCTTGCACCCAGAAGCATTCTGCCACCGGAGGAAAACAATTGCACACCCTCATCATAAAATTTGGGTTTGAGCCCATCATATACCTCCAAACTTCTCTGATAAATATGTATTCAGCAGGAGGGAATCTTTTTGATGCACATTGTGTGTTTGATGAAATAACCTGTAAAAATATAGTTTGCTGGACGGCCTTGATTTCTGCCTATGTTGACAACAAAAACCCTCAAAAAGCTCTCAAGCTGGTCTGGCAGATGCAAATGGACAATCTGGAGCCTGATAATGTCACGTTGACTGTTGCGCTCTCTGCCTGTGCAGATATTGGGGCATTAGAGATGGGAGAGTGGATTCATGCTTACATTCGTCGTAAAGAAGGGCTTCATATAGATTTATCCTTGAACAATTCTCTCATTAACATGTATGCAAAATGTGGGGACATTGTGGCTTCCAGGAGATTGTTTGATAGCATGAAAAAAAAGGATGTCACAACTTGGACATCCATGATTGTAGGGCATGCGCTTCATGGACAAGCAGAAGAAGCTCttaaacttttttcaaaaatgagaGGAATAAACAAGAACAGTAGGAAGCACAAGAGGCATGGTGATTGTGGTAGTTCTTTAATTGTCCCAAATGATGTTACATTCATTGGAGTCCTAATGGCTTGTAGCCATGCAGGGATAGTGGAGGAAGGGAAACAACATTTCAAAAGTATGAGCGAGGATTATGGTTTAAAGCCTAGAGAGTCTCATTTTGGTTGCATGGTGGATCTTTTCTGCCGAGCTGGGCTCCTAAATGAAGCATACAAATTTATCTTAGAGATGCCATTTAAGCCAAATGCAGTGGTTTGGAGGACTCTTTTGGGTGCATGTACCCTCAAAGGaaatgttgaggttgctacAGAAGTTCGGGGTAGACTGCTTGAGTTGGATCCTGGCTATGCTGGTGATTATGTTGCCATGTCCAATATCTATGCTTCTAAAGGCATGTGGGATCAGAAAATTGTTGTCAGACATCATATAAAGCAGCAGAGGTCTCCTGGTTGCAGCTTAATTGAGGTGGGAACTGAAATAAATGAATTTGTTGCTGCAGATGAGGATCATCCTTTAAGGTCTGAGATTTATACGGTTCTCAAGCACTTGCTTATCAACATGAAATCTTTTGG CTGGAGCTTTTACAGGAGCTATTGCTGGTGCTCTAGCAGGTAA
- the LOC142632038 gene encoding ribulose-phosphate 3-epimerase, chloroplastic — protein MSTASLCSSVQSQINGFGGGLKPQKQSLSQPSSLTFTRRRFSTVVKASARVDKFSKSDIIVSPSILSANFSKLGEQVKAVELAGCDWIHVDVMDGRFVPNITIGPLVVDALRPVTDLPLDVHLMIVEPEQRVPDFIKAGADIVSVHCEQAATIHLHRTVNQIKSLGAKAGVVLNPGTPLTAIEYVLDVVDLVLIMSVNPGFGGQSFIESQVKKISDLRRICAEKGVNPWIEVDGGVGPKNAYKVIEAGANALVAGSAVFGAKDYAEAIRGIKASKKPVAVAV, from the exons atgtcaACAGCTTCATTGTGTTCATCAGTCCAATCCCAGATCAATGGGTTTGGTGGGGGTCTTAAGCCTCAAAAACAGTCTCTTTCTCAACCCAGCTCGCTCACCTTCACAAG GAGAAGATTTAGTACTGTGGTGAAGGCTTCAGCTCGGGTTGATAAGTTTTCGAAAAGTGATATCATAGTTTCTCCGTCTATTCTCTCGGCTAACTTTTCAAAGTTAGGAGAGCAG GTAAAAGCAGTGGAGTTGGCTGGTTGTGATTGGATTCATGTTGATGTCATGGATGGTCGTTTTGTTCCAAACATTACAATTGGACCTCTTGTGGTCGATGCCTTACGTCCTGTGACAGATCTTCCTTTGGATGTACATTTG ATGATTGTGGAACCTGAACAGCGAGTGCCAGATTTTATCAAGGCAGGAGCCGACATAGTCAGTGTTCATTGTGAGCAAGCTGCCACCATCCATTTGCATCGCACAGTTAATCAG ATAAAAAGTTTGGGAGCCAAAGCCGGAGTTGTCCTAAACCCTGGCACTCCACTAACTGCAATAGAATATGTCCTTGATG TGGTTGATCTGGTCTTGATCATGTCTGTAAACCCTGGGTTTGGTGGGCAGAGCTTTATTGAGAGCCAAGTGAAGAAAATCTCAGACTTGAGAAGAATATGCGCAGAGAAG gGAGTGAACCCATGGATTGAAGTGGATGGTGGTGTTGGTCCCAAAAATGCATATAAG GTTATAGAGGCTGGAGCTAATGCTCTAGTTGCTGGTTCTGCTGTCTTTGGAGCCAAAGACTATGCTGAAG CTATAAGAGGTATCAAAGCCAGCAAAAAGCCTGTAGCTGTTGCAGTGTGA